One part of the Candidatus Brocadia sp. genome encodes these proteins:
- a CDS encoding GNAT family N-acetyltransferase, producing the protein MIKIRKAKDADFEDIWDIFHQVVKRGDTFAFDPQASKEDCRALWMSPQVHTYVAELQNKILGTYILKNNQPGLGAHVANAAYMVHPDVRGQGVGKSLGSHSIKQAKRLGFSAIQFNFVVSTNIIAIQLWLKLGFKIVGAVPKAFNHKKLGFVDVYIMHRFV; encoded by the coding sequence ATGATAAAAATAAGAAAGGCAAAGGATGCGGATTTTGAAGATATATGGGATATTTTTCATCAGGTGGTGAAAAGGGGAGACACCTTTGCCTTTGATCCACAGGCAAGCAAAGAGGATTGCAGAGCCCTTTGGATGTCACCCCAAGTTCATACGTATGTTGCTGAATTGCAGAATAAAATTCTGGGGACATATATACTGAAGAATAATCAGCCTGGTCTGGGCGCCCATGTTGCAAATGCCGCTTATATGGTGCACCCGGATGTCCGTGGGCAGGGCGTAGGTAAGTCTTTGGGAAGCCATTCCATAAAACAGGCAAAAAGACTTGGATTTTCTGCAATACAATTTAATTTTGTCGTGAGTACAAATATTATTGCAATCCAGTTATGGTTAAAACTCGGATTTAAGATTGTTGGCGCCGTACCAAAGGCATTTAACCACAAAAAGCTTGGGTTCGTAGACGTTTATATTATGCATAGATTTGTGTAA
- a CDS encoding D-glycerate dehydrogenase, whose translation MSLNVFITRQIPEEGIALLKKFCQIVEVSPYDRPLIYDELLERVKGRDAILTMLSDRIDARLINEAKNLKVVANYAVGYDNIDVNAATAKGIVVTNTPGVLTDSTADMAWALLFSITRRIIEGDRLTRAGKFTGWAPMMLLGGDLMGKTLGIIGAGRIGTAMAMRSRGWNMRVLYMTQSSRNAVLEENLGAKRVDLETLLKESDFISLHTPLSEKTRHLIGTEEFSMMKRTAYLINTGRGAVINEEALIHALENKQIAGVGLDVYEEEPKLKPGLAELDNVVLAPHLGSATVETRTKMSLMAAENIIAVLNRQKPPNCVNPEVLP comes from the coding sequence ATGTCATTGAATGTATTTATTACCCGGCAAATTCCAGAAGAAGGCATTGCTCTACTCAAGAAGTTTTGCCAAATAGTGGAGGTAAGTCCGTATGACAGGCCATTGATCTATGACGAACTTCTGGAACGGGTAAAGGGCAGAGATGCCATACTCACCATGCTTTCAGACAGGATCGATGCACGGTTGATAAATGAAGCAAAAAATCTAAAGGTTGTTGCCAACTATGCCGTGGGATACGACAATATCGATGTCAACGCCGCCACTGCCAAGGGCATTGTGGTAACTAATACGCCTGGTGTATTGACGGACAGTACAGCCGATATGGCATGGGCACTGCTTTTTTCCATAACCCGGAGAATTATCGAGGGTGATAGACTTACCCGTGCAGGTAAATTTACCGGTTGGGCGCCCATGATGCTGCTTGGGGGTGATCTCATGGGAAAAACCCTGGGTATTATTGGTGCCGGCAGGATCGGGACGGCTATGGCCATGCGGTCACGGGGATGGAATATGCGGGTTCTTTATATGACACAAAGTAGCAGAAACGCTGTATTGGAAGAAAATCTTGGCGCTAAAAGGGTAGACTTAGAAACATTACTAAAAGAGTCTGATTTCATTTCTCTCCACACCCCCCTTTCTGAAAAGACCAGACACTTGATTGGTACAGAAGAATTCTCAATGATGAAGAGAACGGCTTATCTTATTAACACCGGACGGGGCGCCGTAATTAATGAAGAAGCTTTGATACATGCCTTGGAAAATAAGCAGATTGCAGGGGTGGGGTTGGATGTCTATGAGGAAGAACCGAAATTAAAGCCAGGACTTGCAGAACTGGATAATGTCGTCCTCGCACCACATCTTGGCAGTGCTACCGTGGAAACAAGAACGAAAATGTCTCTCATGGCCGCAGAGAATATCATCGCCGTGTTAAACAGGCAGAAACCCCCAAACTGTGTAAATCCGGAAGTGCTTCCATGA
- a CDS encoding GYD domain-containing protein, producing MGSPLIRDAPLQSEKEMKGGRKMATYMMQFGFTQQGIQKVKESPARVEAAKKTVRDLGGEVKAFYAILGSQYDTVFILEALNDEAVAKMALAIGSLSFVRTVTHRIFTEDEFRKIVSSLP from the coding sequence ATGGGTTCGCCACTAATTCGTGACGCGCCTTTACAATCTGAAAAAGAAATGAAAGGAGGTAGGAAGATGGCTACGTATATGATGCAGTTTGGTTTTACGCAGCAGGGGATACAGAAGGTCAAAGAAAGCCCAGCCCGGGTTGAGGCGGCGAAAAAGACCGTGCGTGATCTTGGGGGAGAGGTGAAGGCGTTTTATGCAATACTCGGTAGTCAGTACGATACCGTATTCATTCTGGAAGCGCTGAACGATGAAGCAGTAGCCAAAATGGCCCTTGCAATCGGCTCTTTGAGCTTCGTCCGCACCGTTACCCATCGCATTTTTACGGAGGATGAATTCAGGAAGATTGTTTCTTCTCTGCCATGA
- a CDS encoding type I restriction endonuclease subunit R has protein sequence MPTTDTSEKGLETIIVESLVSESGYQRGTNEDYDREHAIDLVKLLAFLKDTQPKAIEALGLEVDGPRRQQFLGRLQGEVAKRGVIDVLRNGIKHGHVSIELFYGTPTPGNTKAEGLFKANIFSVTRQLHYSKHETPLALDLATFINGLPIATFELKNKLTMQTVADAVQQYKRDRDPRELLFQFGRCMVHFAIDDHEVRMCTHLKGKSSWFLPFNKGWNDGAGNPQNPDGLQTDYLWKQILTKNSLSNIIENYAQIIEEKDDKGRKKRKQIFPRYHQLDVVQKLLADACKHGIGKRYLIQHSAGSGKSNSIAWLAHQLIGLKKDDHGIFDSVIVVTDRRVLDKQIKDTVKQFAQVSATVGHAEHSGDLRRFLKSGKKVIITTVQKFPFVLDEIGDEHRSSKFAIIIDEAHSSQGGRTTTKMHMVLSAQPTECGDQDGDETVEDKINRIMESRKMLSNASYFAFTATPKNKTLEIFGIPYREGDTVKHRPFHSYTMKQAIQEGFILDVLKSYTPIDSYYRLMKIVGDDPEFDTKKARKKLRRYVESHDHAIRQKTEIMIDHFHDCVLSHHKMSGQARAMVVTSGIERAAQYYHAFVDYLRERKSPYKAIVAFSGEHEYGGKKVTESSLNGFPGNKIPERFQEDPYRFLIVADKFQTGYDEPLLHTMYVDKQLSGIKAVQTLSRLNRAHPQKYDTFVLDFMNDADTIQAAFADYYRTTILSEETDPNKLHDLKADLDGYQVYGNDQVGELVSRYLNGADRDQLDPILDACVAAYKSDLDEDGQVDFKGKAKAFVRTYSFLASILPYTNAEWEKLSIFLNFLIPKLPAPKEEDLSKGILETIDMDSYRVEVKATRAISLPDKDAEIDPIPASGAGRITETELDYLSNIIKTFNDQFGNIDWKDADKIRKVISDEIPAKVSADKAYQNAIKQSDEQNARIEHDKALEKVIIELLSDRTELFRQFMDNPGFKKWLSDSIFNITFKKQPA, from the coding sequence ATGCCAACGACTGATACCAGCGAAAAAGGTCTCGAAACCATCATCGTTGAATCGCTGGTCAGTGAGTCCGGTTACCAGCGGGGAACAAACGAGGACTACGATAGAGAACATGCCATTGATTTGGTAAAACTGCTTGCGTTCCTGAAGGACACACAGCCCAAAGCTATTGAGGCGCTTGGGCTTGAAGTGGACGGACCAAGACGGCAGCAGTTTTTGGGTCGTCTCCAGGGTGAGGTTGCCAAACGAGGTGTAATTGACGTTCTCCGTAATGGCATCAAACACGGTCATGTTTCCATAGAATTGTTCTATGGCACTCCGACACCGGGAAACACCAAGGCTGAAGGGCTTTTCAAGGCCAATATCTTTAGCGTTACCCGCCAACTCCATTACAGTAAGCATGAAACACCACTGGCCCTTGACTTAGCCACTTTCATAAATGGCCTTCCCATTGCAACGTTTGAGCTAAAGAACAAACTTACCATGCAGACCGTTGCAGATGCGGTACAGCAGTACAAGCGAGACCGCGATCCGAGGGAACTACTTTTCCAGTTCGGCCGCTGTATGGTGCATTTTGCTATAGATGATCATGAGGTACGCATGTGCACTCATCTGAAAGGCAAAAGCTCATGGTTTCTGCCCTTCAACAAGGGGTGGAATGACGGGGCCGGAAATCCTCAGAATCCGGACGGTTTGCAGACAGACTATCTCTGGAAACAAATCCTTACAAAAAATAGTTTATCGAATATCATCGAAAATTATGCACAGATTATTGAAGAAAAGGATGACAAAGGACGGAAAAAGCGTAAGCAAATTTTCCCGAGATACCATCAACTGGATGTCGTACAAAAACTGCTTGCCGATGCCTGCAAACATGGCATAGGTAAACGGTATTTAATCCAGCACTCAGCAGGGAGTGGAAAGAGCAATTCCATTGCATGGCTTGCCCACCAATTGATTGGACTGAAAAAAGATGATCATGGTATTTTTGATTCGGTAATTGTTGTTACAGACCGCCGTGTCCTTGATAAACAGATTAAAGACACCGTCAAACAGTTTGCTCAGGTATCGGCTACCGTAGGTCACGCTGAACATTCAGGAGACCTTCGTCGTTTTTTGAAATCTGGAAAAAAGGTTATCATTACAACCGTTCAGAAGTTCCCCTTTGTACTGGACGAAATTGGCGATGAACACCGCAGCAGTAAGTTTGCAATTATTATTGACGAGGCGCATTCAAGTCAGGGTGGACGTACGACTACGAAAATGCACATGGTGTTGTCAGCACAACCAACAGAGTGCGGTGATCAAGATGGAGATGAGACCGTAGAAGATAAAATAAACCGTATCATGGAATCGCGGAAGATGCTCTCCAATGCGAGCTATTTTGCCTTTACTGCAACTCCGAAAAATAAAACTCTGGAAATTTTTGGTATACCGTATCGTGAAGGTGATACCGTTAAACATCGTCCTTTCCATAGCTATACCATGAAACAAGCGATTCAGGAAGGATTTATTCTCGATGTACTGAAGAGTTATACACCGATAGACAGTTATTATCGTCTGATGAAAATTGTGGGGGACGATCCGGAATTTGATACAAAAAAGGCCAGGAAAAAACTCCGCCGGTATGTAGAGTCTCATGATCATGCCATTCGTCAGAAAACGGAGATTATGATTGACCACTTCCATGATTGCGTGTTATCACACCACAAGATGAGTGGTCAGGCTCGTGCTATGGTTGTAACAAGCGGTATTGAGCGGGCAGCCCAGTATTACCATGCCTTTGTGGATTATTTGCGGGAAAGAAAGAGCCCTTACAAGGCGATCGTTGCATTCTCAGGAGAACACGAATACGGAGGCAAGAAGGTAACCGAGTCATCGTTAAATGGCTTTCCGGGTAACAAGATACCTGAGAGATTCCAGGAAGACCCTTACCGGTTTCTCATCGTAGCAGATAAATTCCAGACGGGATATGATGAGCCTCTGCTGCATACGATGTATGTGGATAAACAACTTTCCGGGATAAAGGCGGTACAGACACTGTCACGGTTAAACCGCGCACATCCTCAAAAGTACGATACATTTGTGCTCGATTTTATGAACGATGCCGATACGATACAAGCTGCCTTTGCCGATTACTATCGTACTACGATACTCAGCGAAGAAACTGATCCAAACAAACTGCACGATTTAAAAGCAGACCTGGATGGGTATCAAGTTTATGGAAATGATCAGGTCGGGGAATTGGTTTCACGGTATCTCAATGGTGCTGATCGTGATCAGTTAGACCCAATACTCGATGCATGTGTGGCTGCATATAAATCTGACCTTGATGAAGACGGGCAGGTGGATTTCAAAGGTAAGGCAAAGGCATTTGTCCGTACCTACAGTTTTCTCGCCTCCATTTTACCTTACACAAATGCTGAATGGGAAAAATTATCCATATTCTTAAACTTTTTAATACCCAAGCTTCCTGCACCAAAAGAAGAAGACCTCTCGAAGGGAATCCTCGAAACGATTGACATGGATAGCTATCGTGTAGAAGTAAAGGCTACACGGGCCATTTCTTTACCCGATAAAGATGCGGAAATTGATCCAATCCCAGCAAGCGGAGCCGGGCGTATAACAGAGACTGAGTTGGATTACTTGAGCAATATCATCAAGACCTTTAATGACCAGTTTGGCAACATTGATTGGAAGGATGCAGATAAAATACGAAAGGTAATCAGCGATGAGATACCAGCAAAGGTTTCTGCAGATAAGGCTTACCAGAATGCAATTAAGCAGTCAGACGAGCAGAATGCAAGGATAGAGCATGATAAGGCCCTGGAAAAGGTTATTATTGAATTATTATCCGATCGTACAGAGTTGTTCAGGCAGTTTATGGATAATCCAGGCTTTAAAAAATGGCTCAGCGACAGTATTTTCAATATCACCTTCAAGAAGCAGCCGGCTTAA
- the tnpA gene encoding IS200/IS605 family transposase has translation MSQSLTNLLIHIIFSTKDRVLLIKQDIEGQLHSYMAEVFKSYDSHAIIIGGTENHIHTLCSLSKKIPLSKVIEEVKKSSSKWIKTKDSEYGRFYWQNGYGAFSIGHSMKESTMQYIRNQKEHHKNKTFQEEFLMFLNKYHIQYDERYIWD, from the coding sequence ATGTCTCAGTCACTAACAAATCTCCTAATTCATATTATATTCAGCACCAAAGATAGAGTATTATTAATCAAGCAAGATATCGAAGGACAATTACATTCCTATATGGCAGAGGTTTTCAAATCATATGATTCCCATGCAATCATAATCGGTGGTACAGAAAACCATATCCACACCCTTTGTTCATTATCGAAGAAGATTCCTTTGAGCAAAGTAATTGAGGAAGTCAAAAAGAGTTCGTCTAAATGGATAAAAACAAAAGATTCAGAATATGGGAGGTTTTATTGGCAAAATGGTTATGGGGCATTTTCAATTGGACATTCAATGAAGGAATCGACAATGCAGTACATTAGAAATCAAAAGGAACATCATAAAAATAAAACATTCCAGGAAGAATTTCTGATGTTTTTGAATAAATACCATATCCAATATGATGAACGGTACATATGGGATTAA